The Streptomyces sp. NBC_00597 DNA segment GGGCTGGCCGCGGTCTCCTCGGTCCGTGAGACGCCGGGCTCGCTGGTCGTCGCGCCGGCGACGGACCTGACCGCCTCGGTGATCGACGCCTGCCGCGACTCCCTCGGCCACGAGGGCTCGATCGGCCTGATCGCGGCGGACGCCCGGATCCCGGAGCTGGCGCGGGCGCTGGAGGCGGCGGGGATGCCGTACCTGTCGCCCGGCGAGGAGACGACGGCGCAGGCACGGCTGACCCTGGTGCCGGCGTCGCTGGCGAAGGGCCTGGAGTACGACTACGTGGTCCTGGACGAGCCTGCCGCGATCGTGGCGGGCGAGCCGGACGAGCGCACCGGCCTGCGGCGCCTGTACGTCTGCCTCACCCGCGCCGTCTCGGGCCTCACGGCCCTCCACGCGACCCCGCTGCCGCCCGCCCTGGCCGGGGCCTGACCCACCCCACCGCCCCGCCGGGGCCGCCCCCTCCCAAGCCGACGGGCTTGCGGGCCGGAGTCCACGGGCCGCAGGCCCGCTGGCCAGCGCCAGGGCCCCGGGCCCGGGGCCCTGGCGGCGGCGCCCCACCGGGGAGGCGCGGCCCCGGGCGGCCCCGGGGCCGGCCGGGCGCCGGGCCAACACGCCGACACCGCGCCTGCGGGCCGCAGGCCTCCGGGCTGAGGGCCACGGGCCGCGGGCCCGGGGCTCTGGCGGCGGTGCCCCACCGGGGAGGCGGGGCCTCGGGGGCCCCGGGCCGGCCGGGCGCCGGGTCAACAGGCCGACACCGCGCCTGCGGGCCGCAGGCCTCCGGGCCACGGGCTGCGGGCTGCGGGCCTGCGGGCCTGCGGGCCACGGGCCCGGGGCCCTGGCGGCGGTGCCCCACCGGGGAGGCGGGGCCTCGGGGGCCCCGGGCCGGCCGGGCGCCGGGTCGACGGGCGGGGCCTCGGGTGGCGGTGTCAGGTGAGGGCGGTTCGCCAGGCGGCCACCGCCGGCGCTGAGACCGGGCCCGACCAGCCGGAGGGCCGGGCCGCGCCGCCGATGTGGAAGGCGTCGATCCCGGCGGCCCGCAGCGCCGGCAGGTGGGACAGCGTCAGCCCGCCGCCCACCAGGATCTGCGCGGTGTACCCCGGCTCGCCCTGCCGCGCCGCCTCGGCCAGCAGCACCGGCAGTCCCGCGTCGACCCCGGTCGCCGAGCCCGCCGTCAGGTACGTGTCCGGGCCGGAGGGCTCCGGGAGCTCCGCGAGCGTCTTGCGCAGCTGGTCCCGGTCCGCGGCCCGGTCGATGGCCCGGTGGAAGGTCCACTTGCAGCCGTGCAGTTCCGCCACGACCGCCTCGATCGCGGCGAGGTCGGGGCTGCCGTCCGGCGCCAGGAACCCGAGGACGAACTCGGCCGCGCCCTCCGCCCGCAGGGCCCGCGCCTGCGCGACCAGCAGGTCCACGTCCGCGGCGGAGCCCGCCGCGAAGCCGTCCGTGGTGCGGAGCATCACGCGCAGCGGGATGTCGACCGCCGCCCTGATCGCCGCGAAGGTCTCGCGCGGCGGGGTGAGCCCGTCGGCGGCCATGTCGGTGACCAGTTCAAGTCGGTCCGCCCCACCGGCCTGGGCCGCGACCGCGTCCTCCACGTCGAGGGCGATCACCTCCAGGACTGCACGGTTGCTCATTGGGCCCCACTCCTCCGGAAAGCTGCTGGTATGCAAAATAGGTCTAGTCCAATATCCAGAGTACGGGCCCGCGCCCACCCTCCACCAGCGCCATCACGCCACCCGCACAATGTGCCCATGGACCGCATGGACCCCGAGCCCGACACCGAGCCCGACACCGCGCTCGACACCGCCCCGCTCCGCGCCCGCTGGCACGCGAGCGCCGCTGCCGCCGGCGCCGCCGCCGATAGCGATCCCGACCCGTACGCGGACCGGCTGCTGGCCGCCTGGGCGGAGCCCTGGCGGCGATACCACACCACCGCGCACCTGGCCGACGTACTCGCACGGATCGACGTACTCGCCCCGCACGCCGCCGACCCCGCCGCCGTGGAGCTCGCCGCCTGGTTCCACGACGCCGTCTACCGTCCCGACCGCTCCGAGAACGAGGAGCGCAGCGCCGCCCTCGCCGAGCGCGCGCTGCCCGAGCTCGGCATCGACGCGGCCCGCACCGCCGAGGTGGCCCGCCTGGTCCGGCTCACCGTCACGCACGCCCCCGTCCCCGGCGACACCAACGGCGAGGTGCTCTGCGACGCGGACCTGGCCGTCCTCGCGGGCGGGCCCGACGCGTACGCGGCGTACGTCGCGGCCGTCCGCGCCGAGTACGGCTTCGTCCCCGAGGACGCCTTCCGCACCGGCCGGGCCGCCGTACTGCACCAGCTGCTCGCCCTGCCCCGCCTCTTCCGCACCCCGTACGGCAGCGCGCACTGGGAGGCCCCGGCCCGCCGCAACCTGGCCGCCGAGCTGGCCGACCTGAGCGCCGGAGAATGAACGCGGGGAACGGGACCGGGGAATGAGACCGGGGGAATGGGATCCGGTTCGCGGAGGTTTGCACGGGACGTGCCCCCAGCTCCCGCCCGCTCCCGCATGCCCGTCGCCGTCTACGTGCTCGGCCTGTCCGTCTTCTCGCTCGGGACCAGCGAGTTCATGCTCTCCGGGCTACTGCCGCCCATCGCCCGGGACATGAACGTCACCATCCCGCAGGCGGGCCTGCTCATATCGGCCTTCGCGATCGGCATGGTCGTCGGGGCGCCGCTGCTGGCCGTGGCCACGCTGCGGCTGCCGCGCCGCACCACCCTCATCTCGCTCATCAG contains these protein-coding regions:
- a CDS encoding copper homeostasis protein CutC, producing the protein MSNRAVLEVIALDVEDAVAAQAGGADRLELVTDMAADGLTPPRETFAAIRAAVDIPLRVMLRTTDGFAAGSAADVDLLVAQARALRAEGAAEFVLGFLAPDGSPDLAAIEAVVAELHGCKWTFHRAIDRAADRDQLRKTLAELPEPSGPDTYLTAGSATGVDAGLPVLLAEAARQGEPGYTAQILVGGGLTLSHLPALRAAGIDAFHIGGAARPSGWSGPVSAPAVAAWRTALT